One Halosegnis longus DNA window includes the following coding sequences:
- the map gene encoding type II methionyl aminopeptidase, with translation MSDIDLEAAKYEKHRQAGEILGQVRDEAAERTEIGTGYLEISEWAENRIRELGEEKGIDAKPAFPVNVSVDHEAAHGAAGPDDDRTIGEEMVKLDIGVHVDGWLADTAVTVDFTGETELVEAAEQALDAALDLVEPGVHTGEVGAEIESVIDGYGYNPIVNLTGHGLGHWDQHTAPNIPNRAVDSGTELEVGDTVAIEPFATDGGGKVTQGQQEEIYSLEQEASVRNRQARQALEQIVEEFKTLPFARRWLDTDRAEMALRRLERQDVVHGYPVLQEDEGCLVAQREHTIIVTEDGCEVTTK, from the coding sequence ATGAGCGATATCGACCTCGAGGCGGCGAAGTACGAGAAACACCGACAGGCCGGCGAGATTCTCGGCCAGGTGCGGGATGAGGCCGCCGAGCGAACGGAAATCGGCACGGGCTATCTCGAAATCTCCGAGTGGGCCGAAAACCGCATCCGCGAACTCGGCGAGGAGAAGGGCATCGACGCGAAGCCCGCGTTCCCGGTGAACGTCAGCGTCGACCACGAAGCCGCCCACGGGGCCGCCGGCCCCGACGACGACCGCACCATCGGCGAGGAGATGGTGAAACTCGACATCGGCGTCCACGTCGACGGCTGGCTGGCCGACACCGCCGTCACCGTCGACTTCACCGGCGAGACCGAGTTGGTCGAGGCCGCAGAGCAGGCGCTCGATGCCGCGCTCGACCTCGTGGAACCGGGCGTCCACACCGGCGAGGTCGGCGCGGAAATCGAGTCGGTCATCGACGGCTACGGCTACAACCCCATCGTGAACCTGACGGGCCACGGCCTCGGCCACTGGGACCAACACACCGCGCCGAACATCCCGAATCGCGCGGTCGACAGCGGGACCGAACTCGAGGTCGGCGACACGGTCGCCATCGAGCCGTTCGCCACCGACGGCGGCGGAAAGGTCACCCAGGGCCAACAGGAGGAGATTTACTCGCTCGAACAGGAAGCGTCGGTCCGCAACCGACAGGCGCGACAGGCGCTCGAACAGATTGTCGAGGAGTTCAAGACGCTCCCGTTTGCCCGCCGGTGGCTCGACACCGACCGCGCGGAGATGGCGCTCCGTCGGCTCGAACGGCAGGACGTGGTTCACGGCTATCCCGTCCTCCAAGAGGACGAAGGCTGTCTCGTCGCCCAGCGCGAACACACGATTATCGTCACCGAAGACGGCTGTGAAGTGACGACGAAGTAA
- the fer gene encoding ferredoxin Fer: protein MENPYEVLGVESDADEATVETAYRERIKNAHPDHGGDMEEFRQVRAAYETIQADDLPATTEEPDAPATTEEEPDDDASTGPGERRGARRRTSPDEEEPADPDSTPDKSRVEYLNYEVFDDYGWELTDDDLFAKASDADLDPEDYGRLLVQQNETLLEAAENRGFAWPYSCRGGACSNCAVALVEGEMPTPAGHILTEEWLDRGIRLSCLSAPVTESAKVVYNVKQLPGLEELILRPSRFSSARMD, encoded by the coding sequence GTGGAGAATCCGTACGAGGTGCTCGGCGTCGAGTCGGACGCCGACGAGGCGACCGTCGAGACCGCCTACCGCGAGCGCATCAAGAACGCACACCCCGACCACGGCGGCGACATGGAGGAGTTCCGTCAGGTGCGTGCCGCGTACGAGACGATTCAGGCCGACGACCTCCCCGCGACGACCGAGGAACCGGATGCCCCCGCCACGACGGAGGAAGAACCCGACGACGACGCATCGACCGGTCCCGGCGAACGACGGGGCGCGCGACGGCGCACCAGCCCCGACGAGGAGGAACCGGCCGACCCCGACTCGACGCCGGACAAGAGCCGCGTCGAGTATCTCAACTACGAGGTGTTCGACGACTACGGCTGGGAACTCACCGACGACGACCTCTTCGCGAAGGCCAGCGACGCCGACTTGGACCCCGAGGATTACGGTCGCCTGCTCGTCCAACAGAACGAAACCCTGCTCGAAGCCGCCGAGAATCGCGGCTTCGCGTGGCCCTACTCCTGTCGCGGCGGTGCCTGCTCGAACTGCGCCGTCGCGCTCGTCGAGGGGGAGATGCCCACTCCCGCCGGTCACATCCTCACCGAGGAGTGGCTCGACCGCGGCATCCGGCTGTCGTGTCTCTCCGCGCCCGTCACCGAGTCCGCGAAGGTCGTCTACAACGTGAAGCAGTTACCCGGACTGGAGGAGCTTATTCTGCGTCCGAGCCGATTCTCCAGTGCGAGGATGGACTGA
- a CDS encoding HD domain-containing protein, giving the protein MRDATEDEEIERALQYLVHSFEASGDNPKPVVLHSTRVGMDLYDRGYEEATVVAGFLHDLIEDTDVTADKIRSRFGPEVADIVAAASFDPSIDDYLERHYDIYDSCFALGRPAVLVKAADILDNSDYYGLAASDELAQQLLAKMDYFIEKSEPYIGDEAIHAELAEKLPAVREQIEDS; this is encoded by the coding sequence ATGCGCGACGCGACCGAAGACGAGGAAATCGAGCGGGCGCTCCAGTATCTGGTCCACTCGTTCGAGGCCTCGGGCGACAACCCGAAGCCGGTGGTGCTCCACAGCACGCGCGTGGGGATGGACCTCTACGACCGGGGGTACGAGGAAGCAACTGTCGTCGCCGGCTTCCTCCACGACCTCATCGAGGACACGGACGTGACCGCCGACAAGATTCGGTCGCGGTTCGGACCGGAAGTCGCGGATATCGTCGCCGCGGCCAGTTTCGACCCGAGTATCGACGATTATCTCGAACGCCACTACGACATCTACGATAGCTGCTTCGCGCTCGGACGACCTGCGGTCCTCGTCAAGGCCGCGGATATTCTGGACAACAGCGACTACTACGGGCTGGCAGCGTCGGATGAACTGGCACAGCAGCTCCTCGCGAAGATGGACTACTTCATCGAGAAATCGGAGCCGTACATCGGCGATGAGGCGATACACGCGGAACTAGCCGAGAAGCTCCCCGCTGTACGGGAACAAATCGAGGATTCGTAA
- a CDS encoding HIT family protein has translation MDQLFAPWRIDWIERDETDIEGCPFCVLPDRDDDRDSRILARNDHAFVILNNYPYNPGHAMVIPYHHTGEYRDLDEETLLAIATLKQKTFDALDAALGPEAFNTGMNLGGPAGGSITDHVHAHVLPRWGGDTNFMPVLADTKVIVEAVDDTYERVREAFADLDGAHDPGEPAAVEF, from the coding sequence ATGGACCAACTGTTCGCCCCGTGGCGCATCGACTGGATCGAACGCGACGAGACCGACATCGAGGGGTGTCCCTTCTGCGTGTTGCCGGACCGCGACGACGACCGCGACTCCCGCATCCTCGCGCGCAACGACCACGCGTTCGTCATCCTCAACAACTACCCGTACAACCCGGGCCACGCGATGGTCATCCCCTACCACCACACCGGGGAGTACCGCGACCTCGACGAGGAGACGCTGCTCGCGATCGCGACGCTCAAACAGAAGACGTTCGACGCGCTCGATGCCGCGCTCGGCCCGGAGGCGTTCAACACCGGGATGAATCTCGGCGGTCCCGCGGGCGGTTCCATCACCGACCACGTCCACGCCCACGTCCTCCCGCGGTGGGGCGGCGACACGAACTTCATGCCCGTGCTCGCGGACACGAAGGTCATCGTCGAGGCCGTCGACGACACCTACGAGCGGGTTCGCGAGGCCTTCGCCGACCTCGACGGGGCACACGACCCCGGCGAACCGGCCGCAGTCGAGTTCTAG
- a CDS encoding DNA topoisomerase I: MELIVTEKDNAARRIAEILSEGGHGVERTNGVNIYRWGDTRCIGLSGHVVGVDFPPEYSDWRNVQPVELSEASVVKTPTKENIVTALKSLAREADEAVIATDYDREGELIGKEAYELIEEEADIPIKRVRFSSITEREVRDAFATPDDLDFDLAAAGEARQIIDLMWGAALTRFLSLTAGQLGNDFISVGRVQSPTLKLIVDREREIQAFDPDDYWEIFGDLTKDDEAFEAQYFYEGEDGTENERVWNETDADAAYEDLREATSASVESVRRRTRTDDPPAPFNTTQFIRAAGSLGYSAQRAMSIAEELYTAGWITYPRTDNTVYPEDLDPEELLATFADTGAFGEDAAGLLEQDDIEPTEGDEETTDHPPIHPTGEIPGRQDLSEDEWEVFELVVRRFLATCAEPATWAHLRVVATANGRSLKANGKRLVEAGYHAVYPYSSASENVVPEVEEGEDLDLSDVRLEEKETQPPRRRGQSRLIETMESMGIGTKATRHETIQKLYDRGYIENDPPRPTGLAMAVVEAAEQFADHVTDEAMTAQLEADMDAIAAGEKSLDEVTDESREMLQRVFEDLHEHREEIGDFLRTSLKEDKTLGPCPECGDDLLVRRSRRGSYFVGCDGYPDCEYTLPLPSQGEPTVTDEVCDEHGLGHVKMLAGRSTFTHGCPLCKADEADETEDRVIGACPECGGDHGGELAIKQLRSGSRLVGCTRYPDCDYSLPLPRRGDIEVTDARCEEHDLPELVVRDGEDDDEPWELGCPICNYAEYQERQAASAIEDLDGVGAKTAEKLAAAGIESLSDLSAADPETVAGDVQGVSADRLRDWQAEVTDAEAAD; encoded by the coding sequence ATGGAACTCATCGTCACCGAGAAGGACAACGCCGCCCGGCGCATCGCGGAGATTCTCTCGGAGGGCGGCCACGGTGTCGAACGCACGAACGGGGTCAACATCTACCGGTGGGGTGACACGCGCTGTATCGGGCTGTCGGGCCACGTCGTCGGCGTCGACTTCCCGCCCGAGTACAGCGACTGGCGCAACGTCCAGCCCGTCGAACTCTCCGAGGCCTCGGTCGTCAAGACGCCCACGAAGGAGAACATCGTCACCGCGCTCAAATCCCTCGCCCGCGAGGCCGACGAGGCCGTCATCGCCACCGACTACGACCGCGAGGGCGAACTCATCGGGAAGGAGGCGTACGAACTCATCGAGGAGGAGGCGGACATCCCCATCAAGCGCGTCCGGTTTTCCTCGATTACGGAACGCGAGGTACGGGACGCCTTCGCCACCCCCGACGACCTCGACTTCGACCTCGCGGCCGCGGGCGAGGCGCGCCAGATTATCGACCTGATGTGGGGGGCCGCACTGACGCGGTTCCTCTCGTTGACCGCCGGCCAACTCGGCAACGACTTCATCTCCGTCGGTCGGGTCCAGTCGCCCACGCTGAAGCTCATCGTCGACCGCGAACGCGAGATTCAGGCGTTCGACCCCGACGACTACTGGGAGATTTTCGGCGACCTCACCAAAGACGACGAGGCGTTCGAAGCGCAGTACTTCTACGAGGGCGAAGACGGCACCGAAAACGAGCGCGTCTGGAACGAGACCGACGCCGACGCCGCCTACGAGGACCTCCGGGAGGCGACGAGCGCGAGCGTCGAGTCCGTGCGCAGACGCACCCGAACCGACGACCCGCCGGCTCCGTTCAACACGACGCAGTTCATCCGCGCGGCCGGGTCGCTCGGCTACTCCGCCCAGCGCGCGATGTCAATCGCCGAGGAGCTGTACACCGCCGGCTGGATTACCTACCCGCGTACGGACAACACCGTCTATCCCGAGGACTTGGACCCCGAGGAACTGCTCGCCACCTTCGCCGACACCGGCGCGTTCGGCGAGGACGCCGCCGGCCTGCTCGAACAGGACGACATCGAGCCGACCGAGGGCGACGAGGAGACGACCGACCACCCGCCCATCCACCCGACCGGCGAGATTCCCGGCCGCCAGGACCTCAGCGAGGACGAGTGGGAGGTGTTCGAACTCGTCGTGCGGCGGTTCCTCGCGACCTGTGCGGAGCCGGCGACGTGGGCACATCTGCGCGTCGTCGCGACCGCAAACGGTCGCTCGCTGAAGGCCAACGGGAAGCGGCTCGTCGAGGCCGGCTACCACGCCGTCTACCCGTACTCCTCGGCCAGCGAGAACGTCGTTCCCGAAGTCGAGGAGGGCGAGGACCTCGACCTCTCGGACGTGCGGCTCGAGGAGAAGGAGACCCAGCCGCCGCGTCGCCGCGGGCAGTCGCGGCTCATCGAGACGATGGAGTCGATGGGCATCGGGACGAAGGCGACCCGCCACGAGACCATCCAGAAGCTGTACGACCGCGGCTACATCGAGAACGACCCGCCGCGACCGACCGGGCTGGCGATGGCGGTCGTGGAGGCCGCAGAGCAGTTCGCCGACCACGTCACCGACGAGGCGATGACCGCCCAACTGGAGGCCGATATGGACGCCATCGCGGCCGGCGAGAAGTCGCTGGACGAGGTGACCGACGAGTCGCGCGAGATGCTCCAGCGCGTCTTCGAGGACCTCCACGAACACCGCGAGGAAATCGGTGACTTCCTGCGCACGTCGCTGAAGGAGGACAAGACGCTCGGTCCCTGTCCCGAGTGTGGCGACGACCTGCTCGTTCGCCGGTCGCGCCGCGGCTCGTACTTCGTCGGCTGTGACGGCTATCCCGACTGCGAGTACACGCTCCCGCTCCCGAGTCAGGGTGAGCCGACCGTCACCGACGAGGTGTGTGACGAACACGGGCTCGGTCACGTGAAGATGCTCGCTGGCCGGTCGACGTTCACCCACGGCTGTCCCCTCTGTAAGGCCGACGAGGCCGACGAGACCGAGGACAGGGTCATCGGTGCCTGCCCCGAGTGCGGCGGGGACCACGGTGGCGAACTCGCTATCAAACAGCTTCGGTCGGGGTCGCGGCTCGTCGGCTGTACGCGCTACCCGGACTGTGACTACTCGCTCCCGCTCCCGCGCCGGGGCGACATCGAGGTGACGGACGCCCGCTGCGAGGAGCACGACCTGCCCGAACTCGTCGTGCGCGACGGCGAGGACGACGACGAGCCGTGGGAACTGGGCTGTCCGATCTGTAACTACGCGGAGTACCAGGAGCGACAGGCCGCGAGCGCAATCGAGGACCTCGACGGCGTCGGCGCGAAAACAGCGGAAAAGCTCGCCGCCGCGGGCATCGAGAGCCTGTCAGACCTCTCTGCGGCCGACCCCGAAACCGTCGCCGGGGACGTACAGGGGGTCTCTGCCGACCGCCTGCGCGACTGGCAGGCCGAGGTCACAGACGCCGAAGCCGCCGACTAG